Proteins from a genomic interval of Medicago truncatula cultivar Jemalong A17 chromosome 3, MtrunA17r5.0-ANR, whole genome shotgun sequence:
- the LOC11430819 gene encoding serine/arginine-rich splicing factor SR34A isoform X1, with translation MSSRFSRTIYVGNLPADIRESEIEDLFYKYGRIMEIELKVPPRPPCYCFVEFDNARDAEDAIRGRDGYNFDGCRLRVELAHGGRGPSSSDRRGYGGGGGGGGRGGGGDSAGGGRFGVSRHSEFRVIVRGLPSSASWQDLKDHMRKAGDVCFAEVSRDSEGTFGLVDYTNYDDMKYAIRKLDDTEFRNPWARSYIRVRKYESSRSRSRSRSPSRSRSPKRARSRSLERSVSRSRSISRSRSASPIKPARPRSPSRSASPRSPPRSPRQVLSGSG, from the exons ATGAGTAGTCGCTTTTCTCGCACAATCTATGTTGGCAACCTGCCCGCTGATATAAGAGAATCAGAAATTGAAGATCTGTTCTACAAG TATGGCCGCATAATGGAAATTGAATTGAAGGTTCCTCCTCGCCCTCCATGTTATTGTTTTGTTGAG TTTGACAATGCTCGAGATGCTGAAGATGCAATTCGGGGTCGTGATGGTTACAACTTTGATGGTTGTCGATTAAGA GTGGAGCTCGCCCATGGAGGCAGAGGGCCATCATCAAGTGACCGACGTGGGTATGGTGGTGGTGGCGGCGGCGGTGGAAGAGGCGGCGGCGGTGATAGTGCTGGTGGGGGCCGTTTTGGTGTCTCTCGCCATTCTGAATTTCGAG TTATTGTTCGAGGACTCCCATCTTCTGCATCCTGGCAGGATTTGAAG GATCATATGCGAAAAGCTGGTGATGTTTGCTTTGCTGAAGTTTCCCGTGACAGTGAAG GGACTTTTGGCCTTGTTGATTACACTAATTACGATGACATGAAATATGCT ATTCGGAAATTGGATGACACTGAGTTCAGAAATCCTTGGGCGAGATCATATATTCGG GTTAGGAAGTATGAGAGCAGTCGTTCAAGGAGCCGCAGCAGAAGCCCCAGCAGGAGCAGAAGTCCGAAAAGGGCCAGAAG TAGGTCTTTGGAGCGATCTGTTTCTAGGTCACGGTCTATTTCCAGATCCAGATCAGCATCACCAATCAAGCCTGCCAG GCCACGATCACCATCACGTTCAGCGTCTCCGCGATCACCGCCGCGATCACCACGCCAG GTTCTGTCTGGTAGCGGTTGA
- the LOC11428212 gene encoding protein EMBRYO SAC DEVELOPMENT ARREST 30, with product MAFVTKIKWVVLSVISLSVVSIIIHLSFAKLWTVNIVPYRAIASLHDDFSSVVVRQGVKNKKLWGSIKSLESLQPSFDARSNYTGPKEKNNGFIYAKVFGGFANIRSSIPDLVAISRLLNATLVIPEFQESLRSKGVSPMFKSFSYLYDEEQFIAYLKKDVIIAKTLPGSLMERRKRNEFPTFRPKSSSSPNFYIQEILPKLKKSKVIGLIIANGGALQSVLPPTMAEIQRLRCRVSFQALQFRPEIQMLGHRMVNKLRSLGQPFLAYHPGLLRETLAYNGCAELFQDVHTELIQHRRAQMIKDKILNEDLNVDSHLRRDKGLCPLMPEEVGILLRVMGYPSKTIIYLAGSETFGGQRVLIPLRSMFINTLDRTSLCSEKELSDLVGPEPPLPQNIFRTPPSKSEEELKEEWKRAGPRPRPLPPPPNRPIYQHEKEGWYGWITKTPTEPDPSPMDMRMKAHRLLWDTLDYIVSLEADAFFPGYNNDGSGWPYFSSLVMGHRLHETASSRTYRPDRKVVAELFNMNRENLYHPKHNWTILVQEHLNKSMTEEGLIRQSRLSKPAMFLSHPLPE from the exons ATGGCATTTGTAACTAAGATCAAATGGGTTGTTCTTTCTGTAATCTCTTTATCTGTGGTGTCTATCATTATCCATCTGTCTTTCGCAAAGTTGTGGACTGTTAACATAGTGCCATATAGAGCAATTGCAAGTCTTCATGATGATTTTTCTTCTGTGGTGGTAAGGCAG GGTGTAAAGAATAAGAAGCTATGGGGTTCCATAAAGTCTTTGGAATCACTGCAGCCTAGTTTTGACGCTAGAAGCAATTATACTG GTCCAAAGGAAAAGAATAATGGTTTCATCTATGCAAAAGTTTTTGGTGGATTTGCAAACATAAGATCATCG aTCCCTGATTTGGTCGCTATATCTAGGCTTTTAAATGCTACTCTTGTCATTCCAGAATTTCAAGAGAGTCTTCGCTCAAAAGGAGTAAG CCCAATGTTTAAGAGTTTTTCCTATCTTTATGATGAGGAGCAGTTCATAGCATATCTAAAAAAAGATGTAATTATTGCAAAGACCCTGCCTGGAAGTTTGATGgaaaggagaaaaagaaatgaatttcCTACATTTAGGCCCAAAAGTTCATCTTCTCCAAACTTCTACATTCAAGAAATTTTACCGAAGCTAAAGAAATCTAAGGTTATTGGATTAATTATTGCCAATGGTGGAGCGCTGCAG TCTGTACTTCCACCTACCATGGCAGAGATTCAGAGGCTGAGATGCAGAGTTTCTTTCCAGGCCCTTCAATTTCGTCCAGAAATTCAAATGCTTGGCCATCGTATGGTTAACAA GTTGAGATCATTGGGGCAACCCTTCTTAGCATACCATCCTGGCCTACTGAGAGAAACCTTGGCATACAATGGTTGTGCAGAACTTTTTCAG gaTGTACACACTGAACTCATACAACATCGAAGGGCTCAAATGATAAAGGATAAAATTCTCAATGAGGATTTGAATGTGGATTCACACTTGCGAAGAGATAAAGGTCTATGTCCCCTCATGCCTGAAGAG GTTGGCATTCTCCTTCGAGTAATGGGTTATCCTTCCAAAACAATAATTTACCTGGCTGGCTCTGAAACATTCGGAGGTCAACGTGTTTTAATTCCTTTGCGGTCCATGTTTATCAATACACTGGATCGCACTTCCTTGTGCAGTGAGAAAGAATTGTCTGACTTGGTTGGACCTGAACCACCTCTTCCTCAAAATATTTTTCGGACACCTCCTTCAAAAAGCGAGGAAGAACTTAAAGAAGAATGGAAGAGGGCCGGTCCTCGGCCTCGGCCTCTACCGCCACCTCCAAATAGACCAATTTACCAACATGAAAAGGAAGGCTGGTATGGTTGGATCACTAAGACCCCTACAGAACCTGATCCTTCACCTATGGATATGAGGATGAAAGCGCATAGATTACTTTGGGACACACTAGATTACATTGTTTCTTTGGAAGCAGATGCCTTCTTTCCTGGATATAACAATGATGGAAGTGGATGGCCATATTTTTCAAGCCTTGTCATGGGACATCGGCTGCACGAGACTGCTTCTTCTAGAACATACCGACCGGACAG GAAAGTTGTTGCGGAACTTTTCAACATGAACCGTGAGAATTTGTACCATCCAAAACACAATTGGACAATTTTAGTGCAAGAACATCTTAACAAAAGTATGACCGAGGAAGGCCTCATAAGGCAATCTCGATTGTCAAAACCAGCAATGTTCCTTTCACATCCACTTCCAGAATGA
- the LOC11430819 gene encoding serine/arginine-rich splicing factor SR34A isoform X2, with amino-acid sequence MSSRFSRTIYVGNLPADIRESEIEDLFYKYGRIMEIELKVPPRPPCYCFVEFDNARDAEDAIRGRDGYNFDGCRLRVELAHGGRGPSSSDRRGYGGGGGGGGRGGGGDSAGGGRFGVSRHSEFRVIVRGLPSSASWQDLKDHMRKAGDVCFAEVSRDSEGTFGLVDYTNYDDMKYAIRKLDDTEFRNPWARSYIRVRKYESSRSRSRSRSPSRSRSPKRARRSLERSVSRSRSISRSRSASPIKPARPRSPSRSASPRSPPRSPRQVLSGSG; translated from the exons ATGAGTAGTCGCTTTTCTCGCACAATCTATGTTGGCAACCTGCCCGCTGATATAAGAGAATCAGAAATTGAAGATCTGTTCTACAAG TATGGCCGCATAATGGAAATTGAATTGAAGGTTCCTCCTCGCCCTCCATGTTATTGTTTTGTTGAG TTTGACAATGCTCGAGATGCTGAAGATGCAATTCGGGGTCGTGATGGTTACAACTTTGATGGTTGTCGATTAAGA GTGGAGCTCGCCCATGGAGGCAGAGGGCCATCATCAAGTGACCGACGTGGGTATGGTGGTGGTGGCGGCGGCGGTGGAAGAGGCGGCGGCGGTGATAGTGCTGGTGGGGGCCGTTTTGGTGTCTCTCGCCATTCTGAATTTCGAG TTATTGTTCGAGGACTCCCATCTTCTGCATCCTGGCAGGATTTGAAG GATCATATGCGAAAAGCTGGTGATGTTTGCTTTGCTGAAGTTTCCCGTGACAGTGAAG GGACTTTTGGCCTTGTTGATTACACTAATTACGATGACATGAAATATGCT ATTCGGAAATTGGATGACACTGAGTTCAGAAATCCTTGGGCGAGATCATATATTCGG GTTAGGAAGTATGAGAGCAGTCGTTCAAGGAGCCGCAGCAGAAGCCCCAGCAGGAGCAGAAGTCCGAAAAGGGCCAGAAG GTCTTTGGAGCGATCTGTTTCTAGGTCACGGTCTATTTCCAGATCCAGATCAGCATCACCAATCAAGCCTGCCAG GCCACGATCACCATCACGTTCAGCGTCTCCGCGATCACCGCCGCGATCACCACGCCAG GTTCTGTCTGGTAGCGGTTGA